From the Halorussus salinus genome, the window CACCGACAGCGCGTCGAGGAACCCGCGGAACCACGCCGGTCCCCACGTCGAGAGCGCGAGGAGAACCTGTAGACCGAGTACCCCCCAGTAGGCCCGCGGGACCTCCCAGAGCCGCAGGTCGAACCGGTCGAGGACGGCGGCCCGGAGGTCCCGGTCTTCGGGGAGCCAGTCGTCCAGCACCGGCACCGCCCAGTGAATCAGTTCGGAAATCGCCAGCAGTTCCAACTGGACGACGACCAGAAGCGAGAGCGCGCTCGATGCGGCGACCCCGACGACCATTCCGCCGACCGCGCCGAACGTCTTCCCGAACACGTCGGCGTGGAGACAGACCGCGAGGACGGCCCCGACCGACAGGACCGTCGCCGACCGCCAGACCGCCTTGACCGTCGGCCGCTCGACCTCCTCGTCGAACGAGACGACGGCGTTGGCCGCGGCCGCCCCGACGCCAGCGCCGACCAACAGGGGGACCGCGCCGCCGCCGAGGCTCGCGACGACTGCGAAGACGGACACGCCCGCGACGACTGCGACGCTCCCGACCGCTCGGCGAGCGTTGGTCTTCGACTGGATTGCGCGTGCCCCGAGCGCGGCCACCACGCCGCCCGCCGTCGTCGCGGTGACGTGCCAGAGCTGCCCGCCCGCGGCCCCCAGCGCGAGACCCGCGAGCGCGGCGACCAGCACCGCGACGGTCCCGCTGAACGGCGTCGCCCGGCGCTCGGATGCGGGTCCGGTCCCGGTTCCGGACTCCTCGTCCGATTCCGCTTCGGAGTCGATTTCGTTCGCGTCGTCACCGGTTCGACTCCCACCGCCGACTTCACTCGTATCGTCGCCGAT encodes:
- a CDS encoding DUF7519 family protein → MSFDTGNSDDANGIGDDTSEVGGGSRTGDDANEIDSEAESDEESGTGTGPASERRATPFSGTVAVLVAALAGLALGAAGGQLWHVTATTAGGVVAALGARAIQSKTNARRAVGSVAVVAGVSVFAVVASLGGGAVPLLVGAGVGAAAANAVVSFDEEVERPTVKAVWRSATVLSVGAVLAVCLHADVFGKTFGAVGGMVVGVAASSALSLLVVVQLELLAISELIHWAVPVLDDWLPEDRDLRAAVLDRFDLRLWEVPRAYWGVLGLQVLLALSTWGPAWFRGFLDALSVLGDGLELLLVSGVVHFPLTALLGGLVAILLARGLQFLFVGWAGSDPPRSIAHAAGGFVALALASLLALAPASALAEVAGVDWGDTVASVGPTAALAGGVAATLFAVAFAQRVLAVAVGPWVQTDSASGFAVAGGSLLVSSLVVASGGGSALAAFVGVAAALAVHDVGSNAVELGAQIGRDAETRAGEAAHAVGGLLVAAGGVAVATLTAFVMGSLSFSPPAWRARLAVALLLVAVLCFAVLFERG